In Penaeus vannamei isolate JL-2024 chromosome 13, ASM4276789v1, whole genome shotgun sequence, the sequence cacatatatatatatatatatatatatatatatatatatatatatatatatatatatatatatatatatatatatgtatatatatatgtatatatatatatatatatatatatatatatatatatatatatatatacatatatatatatatatatatatatatatatatatatatatatatatatatatatatatatatatatatatatatatatatatatatatatatatatatatatatatatatacatacatacatacatatatgcatagttatacatagttatacatatacatatatacaggcatacatatggatgtgcatatgcatatgtgtacattatTCTTCCAGAAGGATTACTAGTATTATTGGAAAAGACTAAcgatttctacttttcttttgacTATGCAATAAACACAGGACGTGATGTACAGTGataacagagaatgagagaaacattaagatagatagacaagaagaGGGTGAAAAGATTAAGagtcagggaaagagagagatatagagaagagaagggaagagaatagaagaggagactggcagagagagagagagagagagagagagagagagagagagagagagagagagagagagagagagagagagagagagagagagagagagagagagtagagagagagagagacaaagaagagaaagagagagagagagagagagagagagagagaggaaaagagagagagagagagagagagataaactgcgagagaggaagagagaaagagagagagagagagagagagagagataaactgtgagagagggagaaagagagagagagagagagagagagagagagagagagagagagagagagagagagagagagagagagagagataaactgcgagataggaagagagaaagagagagagagacaagcaaacagacagacacagacagaaaagggGATGAAAAAAATCACGCACAAAATTTGTTTCAGTAAACCGATAAGCAACGctataatcaaaaaaaaaattcttttctatcagtctgtctacaaAGTTCCATTCCCATATTTACATATTGATTTGCAAATACTGAACTTTCGCCATTTCCTAAATCTTTTTGAAATGAAAGTCGGGGTCGCAAAGgtacataagaaaaaagaaagaaagaaaaaaaaaaaagtttggcatGCAGGAAGGACCGAGGCCAAAGAAGTTACCTTTTACCCAAGATTCGTAATAACTCGGGGAAGATATTTagattaaataagtaaataaatataatatgagtaaatgagtaaaaaaaaaaaaaaaaaaaaaaaaaaaaaaaaaaaaacggatgattgaatgaaatattacacttcgtatgtttgtttgtctgtgtgataataataataatgaaaaagtgacGATGAATacaataagcataatgatgataactataataataatataaacatgatgatgataatgataatgataacaacaataataatggtaataatggtagtaataataataataataataactaatcgtaatcacaatgataataatagtagtggtaataaagacaattatgataaaaaaaaataataatagtagtaaaaaatatgataagaatcatagaaacaaaaataataacaatgtaagtaattgtgataacgacaataattatggtataatgcaataaaataacattaatgatatcaatgataatgatcaaataatagtgatagtaaaaacaataataatagtaatcattatcatcaatatcattattctcattattattatcatactcctactactactattgatgaggatgatgataatgataccacaaaaaataatgataatgataacgtacaaatatattaattaatgtgtaaatataataataagaatgattatgaaactgctaacagtaataaaataataaaaataacaataataacaatgataatgatattgataacaataataatattgatgttaataacggtaataataaaatgataatgaaaataataccgaGATTAATTataactctaatgataataataataataataataataataccaataataacaataaaactaatgacaataacaataatgatataagagaAATGAAACTGTTgtcaatgataatcatttttgatcattatcattatcattatcgtcatgatttcatttttattatcgttatcattattgttattatcattattactattatcattagcatttttatttttgttgttatcattattatcactgttgtttttattataatcatttttcattatgatttttaaaataattgttataatgatataaacaataatcataatcatagcgGTAATAAATACCattgttaaaataatgataaagacaatcttcatggtaatggaaatgatgatgatgatgattataacaagaaaaatgatattGTAACTTTTACAGATTATGACAAAAATAGGTAAACTAAAACTGACTCGTAACAACTgctaccaataattataataattctaacaacaataaaatcattaGAACATCACAATCTCCAGAAAACCGTTTAGGTAGACCGATTAAGTGGCCCATTTAAGAGGAATATAATTCACCCATAAtttaattcataattcataattcacccataattcataattcacccataattcataattcacccataatttaattcataattcataattcacccataattcataattcacccataataataattcataattcacccataattcataattcacccataataataattcataattcacccataattcataattcacccataataataattcataattcacCCATAGGAGGAATATAATTCACTCATAATTTAAGAGGAATATAATTCACCCATATTTCAGAAACCTTGATTGAGAATGAGTCAAAACAGTCCGTAAGTTTGATGAATTCAGGATCAGCTGATAACCGCTAACTTTCCGCTCTAATTCACAGCTGATTTCCACGCGCCCGAGAAAATTTTGGTTGGCAATGAAACTATTAATGAGATTGGGGTTTTATGGATTAAATTTAGtttctagttatcattactagtttCCTGATTGTCATtcgttatcattttaatcattatcattactgtagtcATGATGGAcgtgattataattgtaataatgatgatgatagtgattatgaagaTAAGGGTGGTAATCATAATACACAGAAAACTATATAAGTATCTATGGTaattgaaatgatgaaaataaaggaaagaacatcgatattaataataatgataaagataagagattAAGCAAAGATTACTAATGCTACTCCCACCACTGTAATGGTAAGCAGAGCAAGCaagattatcatgaatattgttcAAGAAAGTtcacagaaatcaacagaaaatcATACAATATTTATTAATAGAAAACTGAACAAAACCGTGACTAAAAgtcaaacaaaaaactaaaacaaaacaaaacttcgTGGAATTAGAACAGATCTAagcaacaaatgaaacaaaagtcAAAATAAAGTTGAAACAAGTGGAGGACAAGGCAATTAAAATACACTGAACCAAACTGTAAATAAAAGGCTTAAAAGTGAAACAAAACTCaggatttgtttttcttataagtCAACAGTATATCTACGTTAAACATTAAATGATTTCTTGAACAAAACTTCATGATAATTGTGCTTGCTCTGCTGAATCATTGCACCACATATATTTAGTGGCAGCGAGATGGACTGAAGTGCAGTTGCATGGTTTGacgattccatttttttctttctttctttctttctttctttctttctttctttctctttctttctttctttctttctttcttcctttctttctctttctttctttctttctttctttctttctttctttctgtctttctttctttctttctttctttctcttttttttgtgtttgaccCTTTTTCTGGGGTAACTTAAATTTGATTTAATTTGCATGATTAGTAttaattgtattttattttattttaatgttactataattgtattttcttaatttttgttactGATTATTTCGTAATCTTGTGTTTTCTATACCTCATTTAGTTGTGAAACcgctatttgttttattattattagtgtttttttctggAAATGTGAAAAAGACTCAttgacatatattacatatatttagattttCTCAGGTATGTTTACTtatgcctcatatatatatatatatatatatatatatatatatatatatatatatatatatatatatatatatatatatacatacatgcatgcatatatatatatatatatatatatatatatatatatatatatatatatatatatatacatacatatatatatatacatatatatatatagagagagatagatagatagatatatacacatgtatatatatatatatgcatatacatatacaaatagatatgtttatatatatatatatatatatatatatatatatatatatatatatatatatatatatatacacacacatatatatatatatatatatatatatatatatatataatatatatatatatatatatatatatatatatatatatatatatatatatatatatataaacacatgcacattcatatatgagtatatatatatatatatatatatatatatatatatatatatatatatatatatatatatatatatatatatatatatatatatatatacatacatacaatgtgtacatacatatatatatatatatatatatatatatatatatatatatatatatatatatatatatatatacatatatatacatacatacatacatatatatatatatatatatatatatatatatatatatatatatatatgtatatatatatatatatacatatatatacatatatatatatatatatatatatatatatatatatatatatatatatatatacatttacataaatatatgcatgcataggcAGAAATACCTGCTGTTTTAGCCAGGCGCAGCGACCAATAACGCCCGCAAATTAGCCAGGCTTCTGCAAGTGGGCGTTCTTTATAGCCGGGAATAAAAGTGACACTCGAATTCCAAATTTCACAGTCGAGCAGCACTCAATGGCCGATGTCTCTCGCACCTTCATACATAAACATGATTTTTGACCGAATGTTTCTAACAGAACGTCTGTTGAAACTGACAATGAGAGACCAGTGTTGCCAGTGACATGTCCGCAAAACCGCTAAACTGGACATTAAACACCGCTAGATCTATAAATAGAAGCATATTTTCCTGCTATAAAGGGACTTCAAAAATGGTTAGATATAAAGAAAACTCAAAATTTTCCTCGCTAGATCATGAAGCAGATACTCTAGATCTAGCGGGaaaatcgctagaatggcaacactgtGAGAGGTTGCCGAGTGCCATTCCTCTCAACAAGGGCGATAATTGCACTGCACGGTGTTGTTTTTTAACCCCTTTTGCAGCAGACAATATGAGAAGATGACGAAAACAATGTTAAATGAATATCTAGGATTTGTCGTCCTTATATGGCAATATTGGATGTTATGACCGTAGTGTTCCTTTGATTTCTAATTTGCAAATTTCATTTAATTCCTCAGGGAATATGTCATTTTTTCTGTCTTAATATGATGACCATGAAATTCAAACTGTTATCCGTTTGGTCTTCTATTTACCAATGAATGTACAATTACTTGATAATGGAATAATacagatttattattttttatttttttatttttttatttatttttttttgtgtgtgtgcatgaacagGAATatcaagagaaaggaaaacattcgaaatgaacagaaacaaatacctaccatgttattattatcattattattttttttttatttattaatttatttattattattattactattattattattaatatcacgattgccattattagtattattgttatttttaatgttattattgtcatcattgttattctatttattattattaccattattattagaatcataattatcatcaccattattgttatcattaccattattattattttttcattattattattattattattattattattattattattattattattatcattattattattattattattattattattattattattattattattattattattattattattattattattattattatttatatttattattattattattactattattattattattattgttatttattattattattattattattgttattattattattattattattattattattattattattattattattattattattattattattgctatttattattgtcattactgatgataTTTAATTTTGTTGGAACAGGTTTtacgatttttttatatttttttttatcagaagtgTGTCACAACCCAGCctagattccattaaattctgATGGTGATCCGGTAATCATTATCCGGTTCAGGAATATtttaaaaggattcattagcattgcgatagagggaaacacggacgtcactagTGTACTTGATTTTGACATATTttgacgtcacctgtgtacttgattttgacgtcaccagtgtacttgatttTGACATATTttgacgtcacctgtgtacttgattttgacgtcaccagtgtacttgatttTGACATATTttgacgtcacctgtgtacttgattTTGACATATTttgacgtcacctgtgtacttgattttgacgtcaccagtgtacttgatttTGACATAAACAGTGTACTTGATTTTGACATATtttgacgtcaccagtgtacttgatttTGACATATtttgacgtcaccagtgtacttgatttTGACATATattgacgtcaccagtgtacttgatttTGACATAAACAGTGTACTTGATTTTGACATATtttgacgtcaccagtgtacttgattttgacgtcaccagtgtacttgattttgacgtcaccagtgtacttgatttTGACATAAACAGTGTACTTGATTTTGACATATtttgacgtcaccagtgtacttgattttgacgtcaccagtgtacttgattttgacgtcaccagtgtacttgattttgacgtcaccagtgtacttgatttTGACGTCACTAGTGTACTTGATtttgacgtcaccagtgtacttgatttTGACATAAACAGTGTACTTGATTTTGACATATtttgacgtcaccagtgtacttgattttgacgtcaccagtgtacttgatttTGACATAAACAGTGTACTTGATtttgacgtcaccagtgtacttgatttTGACGTCACTAGTGTACTTGATtttgacgtcaccagtgtacttgatttTGACATAAACAGTGTACTTGATTTTGACATATtttgacgtcaccagtgtacttgattttgacgtcaccagtgtactttaTTTTGACGTCACCAGTTAACTTGATTTGAGGTGATTTTAATATACTTTAAGCTTGAATAATTTCATTGTATCTAtgactattgccttggcggaggtatgcgctttctgagtgcttctagttattattgtttttattaccattattactgttgttgcaatcattattctcattattattagtatcattgttatgattatcatcacctttatcgttatcatcacaatcattagtttcatagctgttgttattgttggctaattattcttatcattatcatcaaaataacatatttcaccgttattgttatcattactattttttaataaatatgattatttacGGCGTctatttgtccttttctttcgtcTCAAAATATTTCAGGCGCAGAAAAGACACCTAATTTGCCTTTGTTATGCGACTACTTTAAGGAGAAAATCCGTTTATATTCCTCTCTACcgtatctccttctttcttaaccgcctctcttccttcttccttcttctgtcgtTTCTCACGGCTCTCCATTCTTGGGTATACctcttttctttccgttcttcctcgctcttctcttcctatctccattcttccttcttccttttttttctatcattcgtcattctttgttttccttatccctccttcactcgtttctcctcttccttggtctctcctcgccttcttcttcttcccttctctctccttccctttgtctctcctcgcccacctacttccctctttcgttcttcctttttctcccatctctcctcttttctttgcctttcattgaccctcttcctccttcctttcttcgtcccctctcctctccctccttcgttcttccttaacccccccactcccctccaccatttatccctcctcgctctccttcctcttccttccgtcgcctctccaacttccctccctccttccttctccccccccccctcctctccttcttccttcgccctttctctcccctctgtttatccctccttacgccctcccccccacccaccccgtccTATATACACATCCTCCTTCTtaatctcctcttttccccctcataCTGTCTCCTCTCTGGCAGTAAAGAGGCCGTGGACGCTTCATTAAGGGTGATATTTAAGCTCTTCTGCGTTGCCAAGCGCCCATCACAACACGCGCTGATGCTAGCTCGGCCTTTGGGGGAAATTAAGGGTAAGTGACTGCCTTGTGTTTGGAGACGTGGTCTAGGGGTTCAGGGTGTGAGACGCAGGGACCGCGTCTATAAAAGCAGGAGACTATAACATTAGGGGACTGCCTTTAAGATTCAGGGACCGCGTCTATAAAAGCAAGAGACTATAACATTCAGGGACTCTGCCTATAAGATTCAGGGACTACGTCTATAAAAGCCAGGGACTCTATAATATTCTGGGACAACGTATATTTAATCCAGAGACTCTATAGCATTCAGGGACTACGTCTATAAAAGCCAGGGACTCTATAGCATTCAGGGACTTGATAACATTCTGGTGTGAAAACAAGGGAttatagtgtgtgtgggtgggggagttggggggggggttggatgaggtagagagagtgaggataTCTACAGTAAGGTCTAATGAGATAGTAGCTAAAGAGGGTATGGTTCAATTTCAAACCCAATTacagttttttcttattttattattgttattgttattattattattattattattattatcattattattattattattatcattattattattattattattattattattattattattattattattattattattattattattattatcattatcattatcatcaacatcaacattatcatcatcatcatcatcatcatcatcatcatcaccatcaccatcatcaccatcatcaccatcaccatcattatcatcattattattattattactattattgttattctaaaaATGGGCTACACCAAGGATGAAAGCAAAGAtagggtaaaagaaaaaagaaaagaaagaaatataaaaagacgttagagaaagagagaggaagaagaaaccaGGGTAATGCAAAATAGAGTCTCATTACGAATGGAAAAGAAGATTCCAAAAGTGGAGTAATATAAGAATATAGGCtttgaagaaaacgagaaaaatataaaatgagaGTTGCGAACGAAGAtcacagaggaaagggagaaggcaaaATCGGAGTAATATAAAAGTGAAGGCtttgaggggaatgaggagaacaTAGCCTGAGTGAtgcgaaggaagggaatgggagaaaacgAGAAGATGGCAAAAGATGCGAAAGAAGGACACGGGAGAAAGCGGAGAAATTGGATAACCAGAGGAATGCgaaagaagaacgaaggagaaggcgaagaaaagggagatgcgaaagaaagacacagaaaaatacgaagaaaagaggaaaacctGAATAATGCGAACGAAAGACAcagaggaaaacgagaaaaaaacttgAGTGgtgcgaaagaaagacagaggaaaacgagagaaaaaatccaaacttgaataatacgaaagaaagacacacaagaaaacgagaaaaaaaaatccaaacttgAATGAcacgaaagagagacacagaggaaaacgagagagagagaaaaaaaaagcgaagcgaAAGCAGGACGCAGCAGAAACCGAGAGCCGAGCGGGACCCCAGATGAACGAGGGAAGGGCGAGTCGCTCATAGGGCGAGGCAGTCGTAGAGGGCCAGACGAGCTGAGTCAGGCCAGAGGGAAGCGTCTCCCTCCCTCAGGTTATTAAACGCCCGCCAGCCTCGACGCCCCTTGTTATCGCGTCTCTTTTCCAGGAGCGAGCAAAGGGAGAGACGAATGAGCTGTCCTGCTTATCGGGAAGGAACTTTTGCAAAGGAGGGCGCTGCTGCTGcttccgaaagagagagagagctgagaggaaAAGTAACCTCTACATATGCTCCCTCTGTCGCTCGCACAGGGAAGTTCGGATTTGTCATCGAGAAATAATCACTTTTACGGATTTGTCCTCAAGAAATCCTCGCTTTTACGGATTTTTCCTTAAGAAATCCTCGCTTTTACGGATTTGTCCTTAAGAAATACTCGCTTTTACGGATTTGTCCTTAAGAAATCCTCGCTTTTACGGATTTGTCCTTAAGAAATCCTCGCTTTTACGGATTTGTCCTTAAGAAATCCTCGCTTTTACGGATTTGTCCTTAAGAAATCCTCGCTTTTAAGGAAGATGGCATCTGCGTTCGCCTCTTCGATAAGGAGGACATAGCTTATCGCAGGAGCTGTTGCCGACGGAGGCACAGAAGCGGCATCGTCCGTCGAATCTGGGAATTTGCCGTTTCCTCTGATCTGCTGAAGATGTAACGCAGCTGCTTTGCATATCTGTACACATGTCTTATGCAAATGAGACGAGGTACAGACGAGAACTTTGCCATACGATACTTGAGGAAtattagatatgcatacatatatacatatttatgtatatgtgtgtgtgtgtatacatacatatatacatatatacatacatacatatatatatatatatgtgtatatatataatatatatatatatataatatataatataatatatatatatgtatatatatattatataaatatatatatatatatatatatatatatatatatatatatatatatgtgtttgtgtgtgtgtgtgttgtgtgtg encodes:
- the LOC138863830 gene encoding uncharacterized protein, which gives rise to MSKSSTLFMSKSSTLVTSKSSTLVTSKSSTLVTSKSSTLFMSKSSTLVTSKSSTLVTSKYVKIKYTVYVKIKYTGDVKIKYTSDVKIKYTGDVKIKYTGDVKIKYTGDVKIKYTGDVKICQNQVHCLCQNQVHCTLVTSKYVKIKYTVYVKIKYTGDVKIKYTGDVKICQNQVHR